The Alnus glutinosa chromosome 7, dhAlnGlut1.1, whole genome shotgun sequence genome includes a region encoding these proteins:
- the LOC133873541 gene encoding putative H/ACA ribonucleoprotein complex subunit 1-like protein 1, producing MRPPRGGGRGGGFRGGRDGGFRGGRDGGRGGFRGRGGRGGGFRDEGPPEEVVEVSAFLHACEGDAVTRLTNEKIPFFNAPIYLQNKTQIGKVDEIFGPINESLFSVKMMDGIVATSYSLGDKFYIDPAKLLPLSRFLSQPKGQPHAAARGGRGGFRGGGRGGGGRGGGGFRGRGGPRGGRGGPPRGGGRGGGFRGRGRF from the exons ATGCGACCTCCGAGAGGTGGCGGTCGCGGTGGCGGTTTTAGGGGCGGCCGAGACGGCggttttaggggtggccgagaTGGCGGACGGGGTGGATTCAGAGGCAGAGGCGGTCGCGGTGGTGGGTTTCGCGACGAAGGCCCACCGGAAGAAGTCGTAG AGGTTTCGGCGTTCCTTCATGCATGTGAGGGTGATGCAGTCACAAGGCTCACGAATGAGAAGATACCCTTCTTCAATGCCCCAATATATCTGCAGAACAAGACCCAGATCGGGAAAGTTGACGAGATCTTTGGCCCCATCAATGAATCT TTATTTTCAGTAAAAATGATGGACGGCATTGTTGCAACATCATATTCACTGGGAGATAAATTCTACATTGACCCAGCAAAGCTTTTACCCCTTTCAAGATTTCTCTCACAGCCAAA GGGACAGCCACATGCTGCAGCTAGAGGTGGTCGTGGTGGATTCAGAGGTGGTGGTAGAGGTGGTGGTGGCCGTGGGGGTGGTGGCTTTCGTGGAAGGGGTGGACCAAGGGGTGGCAGAGGTGGCCCTCCAAGAGGTGGTGGCCGAGGCGGTGGCTTCAGGGGCAGAGGAAGATTTTAG
- the LOC133873144 gene encoding glutamate dehydrogenase 1 gives MNALVATNRNFKLAARLLGLDSKLERSLLIPFREIKVECTIPKDDGTLASFVGFRVQHDNARGPMKGGIRYHPEVDPDEVNALAQLMTWKTAVANIPYGGAKGGIGCNPGELSISELERLTRVFTQKIHDLIGIHTDVPAPDMGTGPQTMAWILDEYSKFHGYSPAVVTGKPIDLGGSLGRDAATGRGVLFATEALLNEHGKSIHGQRFVIQGFGNVGSWAAQLISESGGKIVAVSDITGAIKNSKGIDIPRLLKHAKENRGVRGFNGGDPIDPKSILVEDCDVLIPAALGGVINRENANEIKAKFIIEAANHPTDPEADEILSKKGVVILPDIYANSGGVTVSYFEWVQNIQGFMWDEEKVNNELKTYMTKGFKDVKEMCKTHNCDLRMGAFTLGVNRVARATVLRGWEA, from the exons ATGAACGCTTTAGTGGCAACCAATAGGAACTTTAAGCTGGCTGCTCGGCTTTTGGGTTTGGACTCTAAGCTCGAAAGAAGTTTATTAATTCCTTTTAGAGAAATCAAG GTTGAGTGTACCATACCCAAAGATGATGGCACTCTGGCATCTTTCGTTGGGTTCAGGGTCCAGCATGACAATGCTAGAGGCCCCATGAAGGGAGGAATCAGATACCACCCAGAG GTTGACCCAGATGAAGTGAATGCTTTAGCACAGCTGATGACTTGGAAGACAGCAGTGGCAAATATCCCATATGGTGGGGCGAAGGGGGGAATAGGATGTAATCCAGGGGAATTAAGCATCTCTGAGCTTGAAAGACTTACCAGAGTTTTCACCCAAAAGATACACGATCTTATTGGAATTCACACAGATGTTCCAGCTCCTGATATGGGAACAGGTCCACAGACTATGGCATGGATACTCGATGAGTACTCCAAATTCCATGGCTACTCACCTGCAGTAGTGACTGGAAAACCTATT GACCTTGGTGGATCTCTAGGCAGAGATGCAGCAACAGGACGAGGGGTGCTCTTTGCAACAGAGGCTCTTCTCAATGAGCATGGGAAGAGCATCCATGGACAACGGTTTGTCATACAG GGTTTTGGAAATGTGGGGTCCTGGGCTGCCCAGCTGATCAGTGAGAGTGGTGGGAAGATTGTTGCTGTAAGTGACATCACTGGAGCCATTAAAAACAGCAAAGGAATTGATATCCCAAGGCTACTCAAGCATGCCAAAGAAAACCGAGGAGTCAGAGGTTTCAATGGGGGTGATCCAATTGATCCCAAGTCAATATTAGTTGAAGACTGTGACGTTCTCATCCCTGCTGCTCTTGGAGGTGTCATCAACAG GGAAAATGCAAATGAAATCAAAGCCAAATTCATTATTGAAGCAGCTAACCATCCAACTGACCCAGAAGCTGATGAG ATATTGTCAAAGAAAGGAGTTGTTATCCTCCCAGACATATATGCAAACTCAGGAGGCGTTACAGTTAGTTACTTTGAGTGGGTTCAG AACATCCAAGGATTCATGTGGGATGAGGAGAAAGTGAACAATGAGCTGAAGACGTACATGACCAAAGGTTTCAAAGATGTGAAGGAGATGTGCAAGACTCACAACTGTGATCTTCGCATGGGAGCCTTCACCCTTGGAGTTAACCGTGTTGCACGGGCTACAGTACTTCGGGGTTGGGAAGCCTGA